The Chloroflexota bacterium DNA segment CCACAGCTCCGCCTTTGTCTTGGACATCAGGAACGGCTTGATGCGCTCATCAACCTCTTCCGGATACAGCTTCCCCATCGCATCCCTATCCTTATACCTCGCCTCCTTCGACCACTCCGGGGCCCCCATCAGTTCAACGAAGCGCTGCCAGTGCCTCTCCTGGATCGTGATGAGCGTGAAGAAGCCGTCCTTGCACGGCAGGACCGTCCAGGGATAGGCGATCATCTTCAGCCGGCTGCCGTACCGAGACGGCACAAAGCCCACATCAACGAAGTCCATCACGTTCAGCGAGCTGATGAGCGTGGACATGCACTCCGCGCTCGAGACATCCACATGCTGCCCCTCGCCCGTCCGCCGCCGCGCGAAAAGCGCCGTCATGGTCGCCGCCGCCGCGCTGATCGCCCCCCAGTAGTCGCCCCGCGAAAGCGGCGTCGTCAGCGGCTCCCGCTCCGGGTCGCCGATGCGCGAGGCCACGCCGGAAAGCGCCGTCGCATTGATCGCCTGTCCCTTGTACTCCTTGTACGGCCCCTTCCGCCCGAACGCCGTCACCGATGTGACGATGAGCCGCGGGTTCGCCCTCGCGAACGCCTCGTAGTCCAGTCCCAGCGCTCGCACCTGCTCCGGCTGCATGTTCTCGACGACCACATCCGCCTGGCGGCAAAGCTCAAGCAGCGTGTCGCGCCCTGTCTTCGTCTCCAGGTTCAGCGTGATGCCGCGCTTGTTCGAGTTCAGATAGAGAAAGAGGCCGCTCTTCTCCCTGTGCGGCATATCACCGGGGAACGGGCCGTGCCTGCGCGCGCTATCGCCCCGTTGCGGCGCTTCCACTTTGATCACGTCCGCGCCAAGATCGGCCATCATCTTCGCCGTGAACGGCGCGGAGATGAGATCGCCGACTTCGATGACGCGGATATCTGAAAGGGCGGCGCGGTCGCTGGGCAAGATGCTGCTCCTGAAAAGCTGGCGTAGTATAGGCGGCGCGAAATGCCCCTGTCCACAGAAACGCATCGCGCCGCGCACCTGCTATCATACGCAGACCTCGCCACCCGGCATCGGAGGGGATATGGATAGGTCAATCGCTTCGCTCGATGGGCGCACCGCTATCGTCACGGGAGGCGCCAACGGCATCGGCAAGGGCATCGCCATGGGCCTCGCCGCCTTCGGCGCAAACGTCGTGATCGCCGATAAGGATGGCCCCGCCGCTCAGCAGACCGCCGCCGAGATCGCCAAGAAGGGCGTTCGCACGCTCTCATACGCCGTAGACGTCCGCGAATTCGACCAGGTCAAAGCCATGACCAAGGCAACCCTGGACACCTTCGGCAAAATCAACATCCTCGTGAACAACGTCGGCGGCACCTTCAAATCCAACTTCCTCGATGTCGCCGAAAAGGGCTGGGATGCCCTCATCCGCATCAACCTCAAATCCGCCCTCTATTGCACCAAGTCCGTCGCCGATGAGATGATCCGTCTCAAGACCGGCGGCGCGATCATCCAGGTCACCAGCATCGAAGCCTGGCGCGCGGCCCCAGGCTACGCAGTCTACTCCGCCTGCAAGGCCGCCCTGGAAAACTTCACCTGGACCATGGCCCTGGAGCTGGCCCAGCACAACATCCGCGTCAACTCCATCGCGCCCGATGTTATCCTCACCCCAGGCGTCCCTCTCGGCACGAAGCCGGAAGACCGCGAGCGCTACAACCGCACGATCCCCCTCAAGCGCGTCGGCACCATCGAAGACTGCGCAGGTGCCGCCGTCTACCTCGCCTCCGATATGTCCTCCTTCGTCACCGGCCAGACGATCCATGTGGATGGCGGCAACTACGCCTCCAAAGGCTGGATCCGCGACCCGAGCGGGACCTGGGTGACTGGACACTAGCCGATGACCGATATCGCCTCTGCCGAAAATTTCTCCCAGCGCTTCACCGATATCTACCGCCCCGTGGAGCACGAAGTAGCCGGCCTTACCGCCGCTCAGCTCGATTTCACTTCGCCCAAATGGGACTGGGCCTCCTGGAGCATCCGCAAGAACCTGAACCACATGTCCTTCGTCGCCTGGGCTTGGTTCAATGATCGCTGGAAGCTGCACCTCCCCACCAACAGCGCCGTCGCCTATTTCCAAGACCTCACAGCCAAGAGCATGGACGAGCAGCGCGACATCCTGAACTGGCTCGACGCCGCAGGCGTCCTCGATAGATTCAGGAAGTCCACCGTCGTCGTCCTCACCGTTCTCTCGAAGGAGACCCCCGCCTCCATGCGCGCGAAGTGGCTCCCTGCCGCCAATTCAGGCTTCATGGCCCAGGTCGCCGCGGCGCACCCAACCGGCTATGAAGCCGATCCACAGGCCCCTGGGCACTACCGCATCTCCTTTGAGGCTACGTTCCGTCACATCTACTATGAGCTGACCACCCACCTCTACAACATCCAGCGCATCAAGCGCGCCCAGGGCCTCAAGACGGTCACGAAAACCCCCGTTGAGGGCTACCACACCCTGCCCCACTGGGACCGCAGCGAACCGTAGCCTCGCCGCCTCTGCTCCCTTCGCTGACCAAGACGTCACATACCTAAATCCATCTTCTCCAGGGCTGACGATGCCTGCCTCCTGGTCACGGGTGCTATCATGGCATCATCACAGCAAGAGGGTGCGCCCGTGTTCGCGAAACCCCGCATCGAAATCCTCTACTGCAACGAGTGAGGCTATCTGCCGGACGCCGTCAGTTTGGCGGAGAAGCTCCTGCAGGAATTCCACTCGCGGCTCAGCGGTGTCTCTATCGCTGTAGGCCCGCGCTCGTCCTTTGAAGTCTCTATAGACGGCAAGCTCGCCTTCTCAAAGCTCAAAGAACATCGCCTGCCTGAGACCAAGGAGATACGCGAGAAAGTCCGTGCCGCCCTCTCGGCGTGAGGGCCCTCTCCTCATCTCCCCTGTGGCCGCGCCCACCGGCTCTCCGGCTCCGCCTGCTTCGTCAGCGCCCCGTCGTGCAGTTCCAGCACCCGGTGCGCCACCTCCATCACCGCCCTATCGTGCGTCGCCACGATCACCGTCACCCGGTCCCGGCGCACAATCTCCCCCAGCAGGCCGAAGACCGTCTTCGCATTCGCCGAATCCAGCTCCGCGGTCGGCTCGTCTGCCAGGATGACCGATGGCTTGTGGACCATCGCCCGCGCAATCGCCACTCGCTGCTGTTCGCCGCCCGAAAGCTCATACGGCCTGTGCTTCAACCGGTGCGCCAGGCCCACCTCGCTCAATGTCTCCTTCGCTCGCGCCTCGCGCTCCTGCCGTCCAAGCCCCCCGATGCGCAGCGGCAGCTCCACGTTCTCATGGGCCGAAAGGAGCGGCAGCAGGCCGAAACTTTGGAAGACAAAGCCGAACGTCTTCCTCCGCAGCGTCGCCATCTCCGCCGCATTGATCTTCGCCATATCCCGCCCCTGGAAGAGCACTGCTCCGCTGCTCGGCATGTCCAACCCGCCCAGCAGGTTCAACAGCGTCGTCTTCCCCGAACCGGACCTGCCCAACAGGGCGATGAAATCCCCCTGCTCCACGCGCATCGTGACGTTGCGCACCGCGTGGATGGCGCGCCCGCCCACCGAAAATTCCCTAGTAACGTCCTCGGCGGCAAGCAGAGGCCCTTGGTACTCTGTCGTCATGGGCCCTCCGTCCGTATCTCGATGTGGTCTCCCTCAAGGCTCACCCGTACGTGCTCCGGCCTCCCCAACCGCTCCAAGGCCTGCTTCGGCAGCTGCAGCCGCCCCGTCCCGTCCACGATGGAAAGCTCCTCCATCGCCGTCTCTCCCGCCGCCTGCCGCTGGTAGCTCCGCCGTCGCACCACCTCCGTGCTCGTCTTCCCGTCCGAGATCGCGATCACCCGGTCCACCTGCTCCGCCACCTCCATATCGTGCGTCACGATCACCACCGTCGTCCCATACGTCGTATTTGCCGCTCTTAGGAGATTGAATATCTCCTGTCCCGTCTTGGTATCCAGCTCTCCTGTCGGCTCGTCGCACAGGAGGAGCGGCGGGTTGTTCGCCATCGCCACCGCCACGCTGACGCGCTGCTGCTCGCCGCCGGAGAGCCTGTCCACCGTGTGGTTCAGCCGCTCCTCCAGCCCTGCGAACTTCAACAGCTCCACTGCCCGCTCCGTCCGCTGCCGCTTGGTGCGGCTGTCCAGGAGCATCGGCAGCTCCACGTTCTGCTTCGCGGTCAGGTACGGGACCAGGTTCCGGCTCACCTGCTGCCACACGAAGCCGATCCCCTTGCGGCGGTAGTCCACCAGCTCCCCGGGGCCCGCCTTCAGGAGGTTGCGACCGCCCACGCTCACCGCGCCCGCCGATGGTGTCTCGTATCCGGCCAGGATGTGCAGCAGCGTGCTCTTCCCGCTCCCGCTCGGCCCTACGATCGCCACCATCTCGCCTTTGTTCACTCGCAGGTCCAGCCCCCGCAGCGCCACCACCTCCAGGTCCGCGACCTTGTGGATCTTGAACAAGTCCTGGCAGTGGATATACGTCTCTTGCTGCGGCTGGGCCTTACGTTGCCATTGCATCACGAATCTCCAAAGCGCATCGCGCGCGGGATGGCGAAGCGGGAATAATAGAGCGCCAGCGCGCCCGTCACCACCAGGAAAACGCCTGCCATGATGGCATATGTCGCGATTATAGCAGTCCAGTTCATTTCAGTGACGAAGGGCGGCAGCACCCGCGCGCCCTCTTCCGTGAGGCCCAAGTACGGCATCAAGAGCGAGGTCAGTTCGTAGCCGATCCACCCTCCCAAACCCAGGCCGATCACCACCACCACCGCCTGCTCCAGTAAGACCACGCTCGCCAGCGCGATAGGCGAAAGCCCCATGCTGCTCAACAGCCCAAACTCCATCCGCCGCTGCTGCGCCAGCATATACGCATAGACGCCGAACCCTAGGAGGCTTGTGATCAGCACCGCCACAAAAGCGATGTTCAGCGCGCCGCGCCACCCGGCGGAGATGAACGGATCCGCCCGGAAGTCCCTCTGCAGCGCCTGCCGGTCGCTCACCCGGCCGTTGGACTCCCGCTGCAGCGTCGTCACCAGCCGCTCCCGCTCCGCCCCCAGCGCCTTCGATGTCACCCAGAACTCGTTCGGCAATATCTCGAACGCGCTATCCGCGGCGTTTAGCCGCTGCGTCAGCGCTGGCAGGTTCACCACGATGAACCCATCGTCATACGGGTCCATCGTCGGGAAGAAATCCACTACTTCAGAGACGTGCGCCGTCACGATATGCCCCGCGATGGAGAGCCGCAGCCTATCGCCCTTCGCCAGCCCCGTATCGTCCAGCGCCTTCCGCGAGACGATGGCCTCCAGCGGCGCGCGGGCCTTCGTCTCCACCCCCAGCAGGAACCCCCGCGTCGAGGCGAGCGGGTTTGGCCCCCAGATGAACGCCAGCGACCTGCCTCCCGACTCGCGCGAGACTGTGCTGCTCACCTCGATGCCGTCCGTAGCCGCTCCCATCGAATCGTTGATCACCGCCAAGCGCCTATCTTCCGCAAATGTCTCGATCGTCTGCCGTCCCGCGGGCGTAGTCGCCGTCACCTCATCGAAGTAGACCGCTCCCGGCGGGAAGGTCGCCGACGTGGAGCGGACGCTCAGCGAGACGAGGCGCAGAGGCGCTTGAAGCTGCAGCGCCCGCGGGCCCGTCGCCTGCACCGGCGTCTCGAAGTACTGCCAGTCCGTCCCTGTGATCCGTCCCATCTCGTAGTCCCGGTAGCGTCGGTTCGCGTCGCCGATCCGGGCCCGAACCGCCAGGTTGCGCTGCGCGGTCGCCGGGCGCACCCACACGCCGAAGGCCGTGGCTCCTTGCGGCAGCGCCAGTCCCTCTTCTCTCACCACATCGGCCGCGATAACCTCCATCAGCCCGTCCAGCGACCGCCCGGAGAAATCGTCCCGGAAGTACGAAGTCTTGCCGAAGCTGGCAGGGTCAACCGCCAGCAGGCTGAAATCCGAGGAGGAAAAGAGCGCCTGGCCGAAGAAGGCCTGCCCGCGATAGGCCGGCGCCATCGTCTCCGTCCCTGCGATGCTCCCGAACCGCCCTTCGAAGGAGACCGAAGCGCCGCTCGCGGGGAGAAAGGCGTTCTTCACCAGGATATCGCCGCCCGAGGCGTAGGCCGCCCGGTCACGGTAGCTCCGCTCCAGCGTCGCTCCAAAGTTCGCCGCGAACATCGCCACGCTTGCCGCGAACATCAGCAGCAGCGCCAGGCGTACGTACGGGGTCGGGTTCCGCGCCAGTGTGGAAAAGCCCAGCACCGGCCACGCCGCGCGTAGCGCCGTCACCAGCGCCATCGCCCCGCGCATCGCCAGCGGGAAGAACCGCAGCAGCAGCAGGCCGATGGCGAAGAGGAAGAGCGCCGGCGCCGCCAGGAGCGCCTTGTCCACGTTCCGCTCCCCGATGAACGTCGTCGTCACCAGGCTCCCCCGCTGCGTCAGCTCCCAATAGAGCAGCGCCGCCAGGATGCCTAAGAAGATATCAATGTAATAGCGCGTGAAGAATGAAGCCGCGGGCCGCGTCAGGCTCGCCTTGTAGCGGAGCGGGTTCAGCCACGTCGCCGAAACTGTGGGGAAAAGCAGCGCCGCAAAGGAAATCGCCGCCCCGAGGAGCGACATCCCGTACGCGCTCGCCGCGATCGAGACAGGCAGCGACCCGCCGTCTGTCACCTCTGAAAAGACCGGCGTATAGCCGATGACCTTCGTCGCCACGTACGCGATCAGCGGCCCCAGGAAAAAGGCCGCAACCGCCACCAGCGCCGATCCCCCCACATAGAGCGTCATCACCTGGGAACCGTCCGCCCCCCGGCTCGTCAGCAGCGCGATTTCTCCCCGGTTCTTGTCCACGATCACATTCGCGATCATGATCAAGTAGTAGAAGACGATGCCCAGGATGAGCGCCGTCACGATGAGCAGCGGGATCCGTCCGAACAAGTCCTTCGTCTCGAACTCGCTCAGCACCCTGCCCAGGCGCGTCTGGTCGTTGTAGTTCTTCAGGCGGCTCCGTAGCTGGCTCGTCATCCGCTCCAGCCCGAACTTCGCCGTACTTGCGTTGTTCGCGTCAATCTTCGTCGGGTCCACCGTCAGCGCCCACGAATAGTCCGTCAGCATCCGGGGGAAGATGCGCGCCACTCCCCCGGTGAACGTCTCCTCAGGCACGTAGACCGGCGTGAAGTTGTCCCCCTGGCTCTTTGCCACATAGGAAAACGTCTTCGTCTGCCAGTAGCGCTCCTTCGGGTCCGTCCGCCGCACGATCGCCGTGATCCGCGCCACCGCGTGCGGCGAGACATCGTCCCAGTGCGGCACGATCAGCATCCGGTCGCCCACCGCCAGCTGCCGCGCCGCCGCCGTCTCATCGAAGATCGCGACAGGGATCTCCGGGGTCGAAGCCGGTCGGCTCTGGCCATCCCCCTGCACCGTCAAAGCCCGGGGCCGCTCCCCCGCCACCACCGTCGTCTTCCGCTCGAACTCCGTCGCGTTGAAGAAGAACGTCCGTGGCCGCGCCGATAGCTTCGCCTGCTCCGTCCCCTTGATGGTCTCCTCGGAGATCACCGGTCCCTGTCCTCCGCGCCCGAAGCCGTTCACATAGAACGTCGCTCCCTCCATCGCTCGCGTGCGCCCCTGGACGAACCACGCCACGTTGCGCTCGATCGCCGTGTCCACTTCCGCCCGGATCGTCGCGTACGAAGCTGCGTCCGGCGGCGCGTAGTAGCTCACCAGCGAGATATCCAGGTCCTCCGGCCTCGCCTCGCTGAACTGCCGCTCCAGCCCAAGCTCCCGCACCGAATCGCCGTAGATGAAAACGCTCGACATCAGCGCCGAAGCCAGCAGCGCGCCGATGAGCACCGGCACAAAGAGCCGCCATCGCCATCGCAGGCGGCGCAATGCAAGGGGCCAGAGCGAAAGGAAGCCCGGCAGCATCAGCCCTCACCTCGCCGCAGCATCCGCCAGATGGGCGCGCGCCCGAACTGCACCGCCGTCCAGGCCACCACCAGTGCCATAGCGACCCCGCTCGCCAGCAGCACGATGCCCAGGCCGCTCCAGTCCGTCACCCGCGCGAAGGGCAGCTGCACCTCTCGCCCCTCCGTCGTGTGATTCAGGAACGTCACCATCGTCCCGTGGGCCCGCGACCCCACGATCGCCCCCAAAAGAACAGCCGAAATCACAGTCGTCGCGTGGACGAAAATCTGGAAGGCCACCAGCCCCCGCTGCGTCACGCCCAGCGCGCGCAGCACGGCGTGCTCCAGCGGCAGGCGGTACGCCCCCACATAGGAATAGCCCAGGTATCCGCCCACCGCGATGATGACTAGGATCAGCAGCACCGTGAAGACCACCCCCTCGCTCGCCGCTCCCACCAGTGGGTCCTTGTTCAGCAGGTCCAGCTCCGTCCCCCTGTCCAAAACAAGGAAGCTATCCCAGCCGTCGCGGCGCAGGCTCTCCTGAAAGGCCTCCCGCTCATCCCTATCGTTGGTCAGCCGTAGCCACATCTCGTTCGGGAAGGCCATGGCCATCCCCTTGAAGAGATTGGCGTAGTGCAGCGTTGTCTCCAGGTTCCCGATGATGAAGGGGCGCGCCGGGTCCATCGTCGGGAAAAAGTCCACCCTGTCCGCGATCTTCACCGGCATCGGCACGCCCGCCACGTTGATGTCCAGCACATCGCCCACGCGCTTCCCCGTCGTTCCCAGGAAGGCTCCGCTTGCGATGATCGGCAGCGGCTCCCGCAGGTCGCTCGGATAGATGCCGCGCAGCCCCACGCCCGAGGTCGGCTTCCACGCAAGCTCCAGCGTCGGCCGGTTCAGCCGCTGCACCCGTGTCGAAGCCTCCACCGTCTCCGGCAGGAGCGCGTTCGTCGCCATCGTCGCCCATCCCTCGCGGCGGTCCAATCGGTCCACCACCGTCTCCTGCCCGTTCGGAAGCCTCGCCGTCAGCGCGCTGAGGTTGATCTGGCCGGAGCTCGTATAGCCGGTTGCCAGCTGGTCCAGCGGGAACGGCTCCTGGGGGAAATCCAGCTCCCACACATAGAGGGAAAGAAGCGTCAGCGGCCCCTCGGGGCGGTCGCCGAAGAAGGAGACGAAGTCCGCCTGCATATAGCGCCAGTCGGAAAAATCCAGGCGGCCCAGCCGGAACCGCCACGGGTCGCCCTTCGCGTCGCGGATGCGCACCCACAGCGACATATTCTGGTACGCCTGCGACGGCCTCACCCAGATGCCGATGCCCGTCGTGTTCGGCGGCAGGTCTTTTCCACGGAGGATCGCCCTCCCCGTGTCCAGCTTCCGCAGCAGCGTGAATAGGTCCTGCTGGGAGAAGTCGTCCCGGAACCACGCCACCTGGTCAAACTTGATCGAGTCCACCAGTAGCAGTGGGTAGCTCGTCCGAACGTCCCCGCTGAACGTGTCCGGATCGAAGCGGTAGGCCGCCCGCGCCAGCTCAACTGCCGGACGCTTCGCGAACTCCGCCTCCAACGATTCGGTGCTCCCGCTCGCGTACCTAGGGATATTCACCAGCCGCGCGTCGCTCCCGGAGGTATACAGCCCCCGGTCGCTATAACTGCGCTGCACCGTCTGGTTGTAGCTCGCCGCGAAGACCGCCATCGCCGAAACGAGCATCAGCAAGAGCGCCGGCCGGAGGTACTGCACTGGGTTGCGGCTAAGGTTCCACAGCCCAAGCGCCAGCCATGTCCGCGAAGTGAACGAGGCGATGACCCCTAGCAGCCGCAAGACCAGCGGGATCGCCCGCAGGATCAAGAGTGAGAACGAGACCATGAGCAGCAGCGGCGCCACCAGCAACAGCTTGTTCACCGAGTCGCTGCCGAAGAGCCGCGTCGTCACCAAAGAGCCGCGCTGCGTCAGCTCCCAATAGGCAAAGCCCGCCAGCGCCAGCAGAAAGAGGTCCAGATAATAGCGGTGGAAGAGCAAAAGCCGCGCCGGGCGCGCCATGGCCGCGCGCACGTTCAACAGGTTGAACCGCGCCCCGCGTAACGCCGGGAGGCTCAACGCCGCGAAGCAAAGCGCCGCGCCCAGAAGCGCGGCAAGGATGGCCGTACCCGTTAGCTCCACCGGCAGCAGCGCACCGTTGTTCACATCGCTGAAGGCGGGCGTCTTGCCGAAGAGCGGCACAAAGATGAGCGCGAGGATGGGCCCTAAGACAAAGGCCGCGCCGCACAGCGCCAGCGCCTCCAGCAGATAGACGCCCATCATCTGCCCGGTGTCCGCTCCCCGCGAGCGGAAGAGCGCGATCTCCAAAAGGTGCCGCTCCACCACGATGTCCGCCGCCATCACGATGAAGTAGAGCGTCACCGCAACCACCAGCAGCAGCAGCACCAGGATCGGAATGCGGCTGAAGAAGATCTTGCTCTCGTAGTCCTTCAGCGTCTCCCCCAGGCCGGAGAAAACCTGGGAGCCCGGGAAGTCCAGCGGCACCTGTCGCTCAAGCTCCTGGATCCCCTCCCGCGCCTCGCCGATCGTGTTCGCCTTGAGCCGCCCCGGGTCCAGCAGCAGGTACCACCAATAGTCCACGCGCATCCCGGGATACCGGCTCGCCGCCACTCCCAGGTACTGCTCCTCGGAGATCAGCATCGGTAGCATCGGGATCTCATCGCCCGTCGGCGTATAGTCGCTCTGCGGCGAGAATGGGTCCAACGGGAAACCCCAGTACGCGCTCTCCGGGTCTGCGATCTCCAAAATGCCGCTCACCACCGCCGTCACCGGCCGTCCGCCCTCGGGCGTCGCCGTGATCCGGTCCCCCACCCTTAGGCTGAACCGCTGGGCGGAGGCCCGCCCGATCCCCACCTCGATGTCGCCGCCCCGCGCCCCCGCCGGATAGGCCCCCTCCACCAGGCGGCTATGATCTTCATAGCCCGCGAATGATTGCAGCGACGCCCTGTATCGTGCCTGCGATGGCGCAGCTCCCGTGCGCGTGAAATCCATCCCCGGCGTGCGGATATGCGTGAACTGTTGCTCCACGAACGGGCGGATCGTCTCATCGCCCAGGCTCGTGATCTTCGCATCCGCCTGCCCGAACCCGGAAGGGTCAAGCGGGCGGTTCTGCACCGTGATGGCCGTGTCCAGCACCCCTGCGCGCTCGTACTTCAGCGCATGGCGCAGGCCCAGCTCCTTCACGGAGGTGAGGAAAAGCGGCGCTCCCGAAAGCACCGTCGTCGCCAGCAAGATCCCGGCGAACAGCACCAAGAGCAGCCGCCAGTTGGCCCTGACCCGCCGCCACATCAAGACCAACGGTGCGGTGATGGAGCTCATCGTCTCGCTTCTATCGCCTGCCGGGCGTCACAGGTGCGCGCAAGTGTGCGGGAGTATACCAGCTTTGTCCCTCTCTGGTTCCCTCCCTTAGATGAACGCTCTCCGCCTTCCAAAGGATGTCCAAATCTCGCTTCGGGTTGCCCTACAACCCCTTTTCCTCATCGGGCGCATCACTGCGCCCTTACCCTCTCCCGGCTCCGATTCATCGGAGCGGCCGGGAGAGGACCATTCGTATGGCGTGTGCTCCTTCCTAGGAACTGTGCTAGTCCTCTAGCAACGAGAGAGCCAGGGTGAGGTGTGGTCTCCTCTCTTTATTGACTCCCCTTCTGCGGCTCCCTATACTTCGCCCCACTTCCCGCTCCGGAGGTCCCCCATGAACGGCCGTGTGGCCATCTTCAAAGGCCCCCACAAGCCCTTTGACCTCCGCGAATTCCCCCTGCCCCAAGTCGCCCCCGGCGACCTCCTGGTCAAAGTCACCATGAGCATGATCTGCGGCTCCGACCTCCACTACTGGCGCGGCGATATCCCCTCCGGCATGGTCGCCAGACACGGCGAAGCCGTCATGGGCCATGAGATG contains these protein-coding regions:
- a CDS encoding ABC transporter permease, producing the protein MSSITAPLVLMWRRVRANWRLLLVLFAGILLATTVLSGAPLFLTSVKELGLRHALKYERAGVLDTAITVQNRPLDPSGFGQADAKITSLGDETIRPFVEQQFTHIRTPGMDFTRTGAAPSQARYRASLQSFAGYEDHSRLVEGAYPAGARGGDIEVGIGRASAQRFSLRVGDRITATPEGGRPVTAVVSGILEIADPESAYWGFPLDPFSPQSDYTPTGDEIPMLPMLISEEQYLGVAASRYPGMRVDYWWYLLLDPGRLKANTIGEAREGIQELERQVPLDFPGSQVFSGLGETLKDYESKIFFSRIPILVLLLLVVAVTLYFIVMAADIVVERHLLEIALFRSRGADTGQMMGVYLLEALALCGAAFVLGPILALIFVPLFGKTPAFSDVNNGALLPVELTGTAILAALLGAALCFAALSLPALRGARFNLLNVRAAMARPARLLLFHRYYLDLFLLALAGFAYWELTQRGSLVTTRLFGSDSVNKLLLVAPLLLMVSFSLLILRAIPLVLRLLGVIASFTSRTWLALGLWNLSRNPVQYLRPALLLMLVSAMAVFAASYNQTVQRSYSDRGLYTSGSDARLVNIPRYASGSTESLEAEFAKRPAVELARAAYRFDPDTFSGDVRTSYPLLLVDSIKFDQVAWFRDDFSQQDLFTLLRKLDTGRAILRGKDLPPNTTGIGIWVRPSQAYQNMSLWVRIRDAKGDPWRFRLGRLDFSDWRYMQADFVSFFGDRPEGPLTLLSLYVWELDFPQEPFPLDQLATGYTSSGQINLSALTARLPNGQETVVDRLDRREGWATMATNALLPETVEASTRVQRLNRPTLELAWKPTSGVGLRGIYPSDLREPLPIIASGAFLGTTGKRVGDVLDINVAGVPMPVKIADRVDFFPTMDPARPFIIGNLETTLHYANLFKGMAMAFPNEMWLRLTNDRDEREAFQESLRRDGWDSFLVLDRGTELDLLNKDPLVGAASEGVVFTVLLILVIIAVGGYLGYSYVGAYRLPLEHAVLRALGVTQRGLVAFQIFVHATTVISAVLLGAIVGSRAHGTMVTFLNHTTEGREVQLPFARVTDWSGLGIVLLASGVAMALVVAWTAVQFGRAPIWRMLRRGEG
- a CDS encoding FtsX-like permease family protein, with the translated sequence MLPGFLSLWPLALRRLRWRWRLFVPVLIGALLASALMSSVFIYGDSVRELGLERQFSEARPEDLDISLVSYYAPPDAASYATIRAEVDTAIERNVAWFVQGRTRAMEGATFYVNGFGRGGQGPVISEETIKGTEQAKLSARPRTFFFNATEFERKTTVVAGERPRALTVQGDGQSRPASTPEIPVAIFDETAAARQLAVGDRMLIVPHWDDVSPHAVARITAIVRRTDPKERYWQTKTFSYVAKSQGDNFTPVYVPEETFTGGVARIFPRMLTDYSWALTVDPTKIDANNASTAKFGLERMTSQLRSRLKNYNDQTRLGRVLSEFETKDLFGRIPLLIVTALILGIVFYYLIMIANVIVDKNRGEIALLTSRGADGSQVMTLYVGGSALVAVAAFFLGPLIAYVATKVIGYTPVFSEVTDGGSLPVSIAASAYGMSLLGAAISFAALLFPTVSATWLNPLRYKASLTRPAASFFTRYYIDIFLGILAALLYWELTQRGSLVTTTFIGERNVDKALLAAPALFLFAIGLLLLRFFPLAMRGAMALVTALRAAWPVLGFSTLARNPTPYVRLALLLMFAASVAMFAANFGATLERSYRDRAAYASGGDILVKNAFLPASGASVSFEGRFGSIAGTETMAPAYRGQAFFGQALFSSSDFSLLAVDPASFGKTSYFRDDFSGRSLDGLMEVIAADVVREEGLALPQGATAFGVWVRPATAQRNLAVRARIGDANRRYRDYEMGRITGTDWQYFETPVQATGPRALQLQAPLRLVSLSVRSTSATFPPGAVYFDEVTATTPAGRQTIETFAEDRRLAVINDSMGAATDGIEVSSTVSRESGGRSLAFIWGPNPLASTRGFLLGVETKARAPLEAIVSRKALDDTGLAKGDRLRLSIAGHIVTAHVSEVVDFFPTMDPYDDGFIVVNLPALTQRLNAADSAFEILPNEFWVTSKALGAERERLVTTLQRESNGRVSDRQALQRDFRADPFISAGWRGALNIAFVAVLITSLLGFGVYAYMLAQQRRMEFGLLSSMGLSPIALASVVLLEQAVVVVIGLGLGGWIGYELTSLLMPYLGLTEEGARVLPPFVTEMNWTAIIATYAIMAGVFLVVTGALALYYSRFAIPRAMRFGDS
- a CDS encoding SelT/SelW/SelH family protein; translated protein: MPDAVSLAEKLLQEFHSRLSGVSIAVGPRSSFEVSIDGKLAFSKLKEHRLPETKEIREKVRAALSA
- a CDS encoding ABC transporter ATP-binding protein, with the protein product MQWQRKAQPQQETYIHCQDLFKIHKVADLEVVALRGLDLRVNKGEMVAIVGPSGSGKSTLLHILAGYETPSAGAVSVGGRNLLKAGPGELVDYRRKGIGFVWQQVSRNLVPYLTAKQNVELPMLLDSRTKRQRTERAVELLKFAGLEERLNHTVDRLSGGEQQRVSVAVAMANNPPLLLCDEPTGELDTKTGQEIFNLLRAANTTYGTTVVIVTHDMEVAEQVDRVIAISDGKTSTEVVRRRSYQRQAAGETAMEELSIVDGTGRLQLPKQALERLGRPEHVRVSLEGDHIEIRTEGP
- a CDS encoding ABC transporter ATP-binding protein; translation: MTTEYQGPLLAAEDVTREFSVGGRAIHAVRNVTMRVEQGDFIALLGRSGSGKTTLLNLLGGLDMPSSGAVLFQGRDMAKINAAEMATLRRKTFGFVFQSFGLLPLLSAHENVELPLRIGGLGRQEREARAKETLSEVGLAHRLKHRPYELSGGEQQRVAIARAMVHKPSVILADEPTAELDSANAKTVFGLLGEIVRRDRVTVIVATHDRAVMEVAHRVLELHDGALTKQAEPESRWARPQGR
- a CDS encoding SDR family oxidoreductase, yielding MDRSIASLDGRTAIVTGGANGIGKGIAMGLAAFGANVVIADKDGPAAQQTAAEIAKKGVRTLSYAVDVREFDQVKAMTKATLDTFGKINILVNNVGGTFKSNFLDVAEKGWDALIRINLKSALYCTKSVADEMIRLKTGGAIIQVTSIEAWRAAPGYAVYSACKAALENFTWTMALELAQHNIRVNSIAPDVILTPGVPLGTKPEDRERYNRTIPLKRVGTIEDCAGAAVYLASDMSSFVTGQTIHVDGGNYASKGWIRDPSGTWVTGH
- a CDS encoding CoA transferase; protein product: MRFCGQGHFAPPILRQLFRSSILPSDRAALSDIRVIEVGDLISAPFTAKMMADLGADVIKVEAPQRGDSARRHGPFPGDMPHREKSGLFLYLNSNKRGITLNLETKTGRDTLLELCRQADVVVENMQPEQVRALGLDYEAFARANPRLIVTSVTAFGRKGPYKEYKGQAINATALSGVASRIGDPEREPLTTPLSRGDYWGAISAAAATMTALFARRRTGEGQHVDVSSAECMSTLISSLNVMDFVDVGFVPSRYGSRLKMIAYPWTVLPCKDGFFTLITIQERHWQRFVELMGAPEWSKEARYKDRDAMGKLYPEEVDERIKPFLMSKTKAELWALCRENKIPFHAMQTMADVAQSPHLHARDYWVDMEHPDAGRLRYPGAPYKLSESPWRLNRPAPRLGEHNREVLCGLLGYSGVDLVDMRRTGII